A window of the Trichoderma asperellum chromosome 6, complete sequence genome harbors these coding sequences:
- a CDS encoding uncharacterized protein (EggNog:ENOG41~TransMembrane:1 (o76-96i)): MALSQKFLSYAGRQGIAALAANGIAHARPGLRFASTAQIKPVNIVEGSFWKSLIPKPMRRTNRKLKTKEKKDWNPATYFIVMFLFIGSMSIQMIALRNQTDRYMRQSSLRIAQLREVVQRIQNGEDVDVEKILGTGDPQKETEWEEVLQAIERDEASRNPEKQPSQKQAEAQVKTTSQLESASQQPPSEQPVKTKTASFGNFF, from the exons ATGGCATTGTCCCAGAAATTTCTCTCCTACGCCGGAAGGCAAGGTATAGCAGCCCTTGCTGCCAACGGCATTGCGCACGCAAGACCAGGGCTGCGCTTCGCTAGCACAGCGCAAATAAAGCCAGTGAACATCGTTGAAGGATCCTTTTGGAAGTCTCTTATCCCCAAGCCGATGCGCAGGACAAATCGCAAGCTCAAgacgaaggagaagaaggattggAACCCGGCCACTTATTTTATTGTCATGTTCCTATTCATCGGATCCATGTCTATCCAAATGATCGCGCTGCGAAATCAGACGGACCGATATATGCGACAGTCGTCACTACGGATTGCTCAGCTTCGAGAAGTGGTTCAACGCATACAAAACGGAGAGGATGTAGATGTAGAAAAGATTCTGGGTACTGGTGATCCCCAGAAAGAGACAGAGTGGGAAGAGG TGTTGCAAGCTATTGAACGCGACGAAGCATCTCGAAATCCCGAGAAGCAACCTAGTCAGAAGCAGGCGGAAGCCCAGGTCAAGACGACAAGCCAACTTGAGAGCGCTTCTCAGCAGCCGCCCTCAGAACAACCTGTCAAGACAAAGACGGCCAGTTTTGGAAATTTCTTTTGA
- a CDS encoding uncharacterized protein (EggNog:ENOG41): MRKPLMRIPYTDILPSPTIIPASAHSLSGALAALHNFFAARPPNRLPHSTVVLTGAGLSVSSGLPDYRGPNGTYRVNKTYRPIYYNEFTQNHEARKRYWARSFLGWPSLLKANPNTGHYAIRDLGEIGLISAVITQNVDSFHPRAHPQVPSLELHGYLRSTKCTTCHTEYPREDFQRHLARLNPRWAALLEEAMASGALDTEDPEEKKFRGLKVNPDGDVDLPDAPYTTFRYPPCPRCLADPPIKAEGFRHTVRADSDGAWALPSTAGILKPNVVMFGENIPNHVRTAAEDAIDNAGRLLILGTSLATYSAWRLAKRAKDRGMPIAIVNMGGVRGEDQFFADLNPSQAGELAVRVEVSTDEVLPALVSQLRQKLASTSLSHEASIGNASQDSPYVFKDMLS; encoded by the coding sequence ATGCGGAAACCCTTGATGCGAATCCCTTACACTGACATTCTTCCGTCACCAACAATCATCCCCGCCTCGGCTCACTCGCTCTCCGGCGCTCTCGCTGCGCTTCACAACTTCTTCGCTGCTCGCCCGCCTAACCGCCTGCCTCACTCTACCGTCGTCCTCACAGGCGCAGGGCTCTCAGTATCATCTGGACTGCCTGATTATCGAGGACCCAATGGCACGTATCGAGTAAACAAGACATACCGCCCCATCTACTACAATGAATTTACACAAAATCACGAGGCTCGAAAGAGGTATTGGGCGAGGAGCTTTCTTGGGTGGCCCAGTCTTCTCAAGGCAAATCCAAATACGGGACACTACGCTATCAGGGACCTGGGGGAGATTGGGCTGATCAGTGCTGTCATTACTCAGAACGTTGATTCGTTCCATCCTAGAGCTCATCCGCAGGTGCCCTCGCTCGAGCTCCATGGCTATCTAAGGTCAACTAAGTGCACCACCTGCCATACCGAATATCCCCGTGAGGATTTCCAACGCCATCTTGCTCGGCTCAACCCTCGCTGGGCAGCTCTACTCGAGGAAGCAATGGCATCGGGAGCTCTCGACACCGAGGACcctgaagaaaagaagttcAGGGGCCTAAAAGTCAACCCAGATGGCGACGTTGACCTTCCTGATGCGCCTTACACCACATTTAGATACCCTCCATGCCCTCGATGTTTGGCCGACCCACCAATCAAAGCGGAGGGATTCAGACACACAGTCAGGGCAGACAGTGATGGTGCATGGGCACTGCCGAGCACAGCTGGCATATTAAAGCCTAATGTCGTCATGTTTGGTGAAAACATCCCCAACCATGTTCGAAccgctgctgaagatgccaTCGATAATGCTGGCAGGCTTCTTATTCTGGGGACTTCGCTCGCTACCTATTCGGCATGGAGGTTGGCCAAGAGAGCCAAGGATAGGGGTAtgcccatcgccatcgtAAATATGGGCGGCGTGAGAGGAGAGGATCAATTCTTTGCCGACCTGAACCCTAGCCAAGCCGGCGAGCTTGCTGTAAGAGTGGAGGTATCAACGGACGAAGTCCTCCCAGCTCTGGTTTCGCAGCTTCGTCAGAAGCTAGCATCGACCTCATTGTCTCATGAGGCCTCGATCGGCAATGCTTCGCAAGATAGTCCGTACGTCTTCAAAGACATGCTCTCTTAG